ttacaatttcatcaaaaaaaaaataaaaataaaggagCATGTAATTATATATTCTTGTGCCAATtctttatagttttaaatttctcACTCCAACAAAGCAACAACCTAATACTATTATAAGGCAACCCTTAATGCCAAAAGTaatttatacatatatctaATTACAACTAATAAGAGACTGGAGTTTGAATACTgttttcaaattcaaacaaatatatatatatatataagtaaaaaattgGGCGGTCCACGGCAGACGTGGTGGACAGGGTTCCAGGTAACAATTGTTCTCCTACCACCCACGTGCCGCTTCGCTAATAGCTACTGCTTCCACTCGCCAAAAGCGCcctttgcttttgttttttttttattttatatttttctattcctttagttattatttatttcaccCACTCGCTTTGCCCTTCGCGACTTCGATCTCCCGCAAGAAACGAGAAGTTGCGGAGGGTTTTAACAAtggccgacgacgacgacggcggcggcggaggcggaggatNGccgcctcatcctcctccttcGACGGCGGCGCCTTCCTCCTCCGGCTAATCCAGAAGcccccccaaaaccctaacccttcttcccctctccctcctcctcctcacctcccccaGTCCCACCCCTTCGACCCCGCCGTCGCCGCCCTCGGaccctctctccccctccccacTCCGCCGGAGTGGCCATCCTCGCCGCCGTTCTCGCTGCCCCACGGCCTGTGGGCCTCTGCGCCGCCGGGGTTCGCACCCTTAGGCCTCGACCCTAGGGCCCCGAATCACCGGCCCTTCCCTTTGGATCGCCAAATTCCCGAGCTTCCTCTTCGCGGGCTCGGGACCAGCCCTCTCGGCCCTCCAAGGAGCGAACTTTATGCAAATACAGCGGGGAGGAATCAGCCGGTGCCGTCTATTAGAGATCTCGGATCTCGGGTTGTCGAAGAGAGGAGACATTTGAAGCCTCCCCCCGGATTTGGGAAGGTGTTGGTGCGGCAGGAAGTGAAAGCTGAGCCCGAAAAGCCTCGGGCTTTTGTGGTTTCTGCCAAGGAGATGCAAGTAGGAAGCATGAAGATGGGGCGCGCTGAAGGTGTTCAAAGAAATGACATTCATTTATCTCAGCCTCACCGAGAAGAGAAATTTGTCCATAAGGAGTTCTCCCAACTTCCTAAAGATCTATTTGGTACTAGTGGCCGGCATTCGGGAGAGGAGAAGGACGATGAAGAGTATGAGAAGGATTTGGATAATGAAGTGGATGGGAAGAACATAACTAGGATTCAGAAGTTTGAGAGTTCTTACCGGAGTAATGTTAGTGTTCTTGTTGAGTCTAGTAAGGATGATTTGAGGGAAGAAGATGGATTAGGTGATCAAATAATGGGTTCTTTAGGGCTTGGAGATGATGCGGAAGTGAAGAATGCTGTGGCACGGATAAGTAGTAAACGGGGTAAGGTAAATCAATATTTCCTTGAATTTGCCTTCTTCACTTACACAGGAGTAAAATTCTTGCACTTATACTTTTATCCTGCTGCATACTGtatgatgaaaaattttatatttttgcagaatttgaaGTTATGATTGATGTTTGTTTGCCATCGCATTTTGAGTATGAGTTATTTATCTAGATTTTGATCTGTGTGAATGTATGTAAAGTTCCATCTTCATACAATTTATTTTAGTAGGACCTGTCACAACTCAAGTACGATAAACCATAAACATTGGGTTTACGAGTTCCATGACTCTGAATTTGTTGATTATTTATCCACTAAACTGTTCTCATTGTGAAATAATACATATCTTTCTCTTTAGTGGCCATGCAATGGGTGCCAGTATAACGCTTAAAATGCCCGTAAACTTTGTCTTCTACTTTAGAATTGAGTAAAATAGTGGCCAAAGGACAACTGCGCTGCAAGAttattttataatcaattttATGCTCTCAAGTCGTGTCGGATCTGTATGCAATTTATTTGCCTAAAAACATTGTGTTTTGTTGACAAAATGTATTCCAAAATGTTAGTTGGATCATATTCTTCCCGAagactcgtcaagtttcagactTGTAGTAGAGGCACTTCTTGATGATCATGTTGTTGAATCCTTATATTATATGCTTACTATGGCATGAGATGTACTTGCTTTAGTGAGAATAGATGAACAGAAGCTTTGGACTTGAGCcaaatgtccaaggaaagcAATGGAAAGATGATAGTCGAAAGATGACTTATATTTGAAGAAAGAAGAGGTAAGGCATGAATCCCaaaatatgagaattttatGCTGTGATCAGCATATTAAAAACTCCGAGACAATAACTGATGAAGTAAGATGATAGAAGTGCAGTTGTTAGCTATTGCAGTATCAAATGAGGATTTGATTACACTTGCAGTGAAATGATAGCTGATTGAAGAAGTTCAAGCCATAGAGATTATCTGGATGCCTTCGACACCTGTATTGATAATTGCATCTATATTTATCTGAAAAGAAAGCATGCAATTACCTCTCTAAAGTTTATATTACCTTATTTATTCTTccaagtttttaaaatttatggataTTTCGGCCCTGTCTAAATGATTAAGTTGAGCGTGCCAACATCTACATTGTTATTCATTTTATATGTGAATTTTGGTAGTTCATTTGTTTATGTACTTTTTTTCCAGGACTTTAGAACAGATTTCTCTAGAGGACACCGTGTATCAAGCCAGCGAATGAGAATTCAGAGAAGAGTTATGCCATGTCGCCGAGACATAGATGCATTTGCACCTAGTTTCCTTGCCATTTTTGAATCCTTAGTGCCTGCTGAAGAGGAAAAAGCAAAGCAGAGGCAATTGTTACTGTCTCTCAGCAAATTGATCAATAAAGAATGGCCGAATGCTCAGCTCTACCTTTATGGATCGTGTGCTAATTCATTCGGTGTCTCAAATAGCGATATTGATGTGTGTCTTTCTATCGATGATACCGAGATAAGTAAGGCTGATATTCTGCTGAAACTGGCTGATATTCTACAGTCTGGGAACCTTCAAAATGTGCAGGTAATTTAGAACTTCTATGTCATTACTTGTTTTTAGTATATTAAACTCTTCTAGCAAGTATGTTCTAATTTTGATTGTTTCCAAAACAACAGCAAAGTTCTATAATGCTGGAACCTAATGCCTATTATCATGTTATTTGGTAAATGAAACCGATTTTCAAATCATATTTTTGTGCATTTGATCATAGGCATCTGGGATTGGGTTGTCTACataaatttttgtttcttgGTCCCTAAGACATCTTCCTTGAAACTGCAAGTCTTTCTTCGTGGTTATCGTGGTGGTTTAATTTCAGTTTTAGCAATTAAATCTCTGCTGAGATATGAAATGAACATCAACAGATAGTCATTCTAAGCAATAAGTCTGTATCAATAATCTTACTATATACTTACTGATTTCTTACTCCCAGTTGTTATATGTACCAGGCATTAACTCGCGCTAGGGTTCCCATAGTGAAGCTGATGGATCCTGTTACGGGTATCTCCTGtgatatatgcatcaataatctCTTGGCAGTTGTTAACACAAAACTTCTCGGAGATTATGCAAAGATTGACGCAAGATTAAGACAGCTGGCTTTTATTGTAAAGCATTGGGCCAGATCTCGACGTGTGAATGAAACATATCAAGGGACGCTTTCTAGTTATGCGTAAGTTACACTATAGATGAACTGCTGTAGCACATGCGAGCTTTGTAACATCAATTGATCTAACATTAGTGTCTGGTTTAATTTGCAACCATGTTCAGCTACGTAATAATGTGCATTCACTTCTTGCAACTGCGAAGGCCTGCAATTCTCCCTTGTTTACAGGTACATAATGCATTGCAGTTGAAGTCCTACAGCTAAATGAACTTGTTCTTTTTTCATTTCTCGATGTGTGTTTTTGTTAACAGCAGTGGCACTTCTCATGGTGAGGGACGAGTGCTTTTACAGGGCTGAACTTAAATAGGCATAGTTAGGCAGTATACTGGGCTCATCTCAGCTACAACTGAAAAGGATACTAGTAGTTGATAttgatttctttttgtttaaaatactTTCTTATTTTGTCTACATGAGTTGTTGGAACCTAATAATGGTATATATGAAAATCAACCTAATACATATTTAACCAGCATgagatttgtaatatttttagataGATTTACTGAAATTGAAATGTGGAGCTTCTCAGACttctttaaataatatgaatctattgcatgtgtgtgtgtgtgtgtgtgtgtgtgtgtgtgtgttgtgtgtgtgtgtgtgtgtatccTTGTTCTGTTAATCTCGCATTAATAAGACCTGTTTGATTtttacaaaagaaagaaaagacatAATGCTGTTGTAGATCAGAATcattatattttactttacattttttctaaaaagcaGGAAAACCTATATAAATATGACAATTTTCATGTTTACCTCCTGAATTACTGAAACCAATATTTTGCCTGTTTACCTATAAGTGAAGCGACGCATATTCTCTCAAACACTAATGCGATAGCACAGAATGATTTAAAGGGCAATGTGCAGGTTTCAGTACTTTAGGGTGTCAAACAGAAAATCATGCTGTCTGTTGgtctttaatttgattttgttgaagaATAAGATCTAATCTGTCAATATTTGGATTAATGTTTGCTGATTTGTTTCTATTTCTAGGCAATGGAGGCAACTTATGTTGTGACAGTAAATAGTACAAAGTACGCCTACTTTGACCAAGTTGAAAAGTTGAACGGTTTTGGTGGCCGAAACAAGGAAAGCATCTCAAGGCTCCTTTGGGCGTTCTTTCAATATTGGGCGTATCATCATGATTATACAAATGATGTCATATCTGTTCGCATGGGAAGCATCATAAGGTAATAATCCTTGATTGTTTCTCGATGCTAATTTAATGTGGTTAGGGACgtaatcaaggatttaagtgtccatcgatacgggccgtatctaccatgccgtatcgtgccaacaagatattggCACGATACAGCCCCGGTGCCGATAGCAcagctcaaaatcctctattttttaaattagtaagtaattttctcaataaagtgcaaaagatttgataaaaatacataataaacagttaaaatatcttgttgctaaagaaaatgattatttcatgctattatgtgtcaacacatatgaattttttgtgaccggcacgacTCGGCATgcactgtgccgtaccgtgccaccaagtttccgacacgaccttgtgccacggtacttaaatccttcGACGTAATCTTGCTTAGTTATTTATGGACATTAACTTAAATTCACACCTTTTGACCTATCTCTATTTTATTGTAATTAGATGGTTTAAGCATTATAATCTTCTCCCTAGTCGCGATATGATTGAGCAGCTGCCCTCATCTCGTGATTTATCATCTTGATATTATTCATGCATACTCCTGCTTGGTTGATTCTATTTCCAACTTCTCTTCTCAACATCAACTAATGAATTTTAGCAGAAAAAATGACATACCAGATGCTACTTTCCTttgttactttttctttttctaacaCTTGAAAATGTTCTTGACAGTAAACAAGCGAAGGATTGGACGAGGCGGATTGGAAATGACCGTCATCTAATATGCATAGAGGATCCGTTGGAGATCACCCATGATCTCGGCCGCGTCGTAGACAAATTCAGCATCAAAATTCTTAGGGAGGAATTTGAACGGGCTGCAAATATACTGCAATATGATCCAAAGCCTACTGTTACTCTTTTTGAGCCTTACGTGCCGCCTCAGCGACACCTCCAGGATAAAGACACGTTGAGCATAATCGAGAATTGAACTATATGCCACAAACGCCTATCGTCTTATAATTTTTTCCGTGAAGGAAATATTTACTATGCTCCTTTGTGTATAGCTGTAACTATAGTGGCGTATTTTGACACTACTGTAAAGAAAATTGCTCGTTTATTGGGTATCCAAGCCACTTCTATTTAGTAGTTAGTAAGTTCTGTGTTCAACAAAAATTATGTTATGGATTTGCTTGGGGTTGTATATTTTGCAACCACTGGTTAGTTATGTAATGAAATTATTGGCCATCGAACAAGAATGGAAGTGATTTGAGATGTAATGGAAGTGATTTGAGATGTTAATAGTTTGGATTGAAATTGGGAGAATGCGTTTGTGTTATTGCTTTGTAGCTGCTACTTATTTTCGGGCATATTCGGATGTCTAATATGCCTATAAAGTTGATTCTTTGGGACTTATATCAATTGAGATTATAGAAAAAGGTGTAGATTAGTGGGTCTAGGACAAGAAGTGTCTACAAGTCTATTTTACAGCAAAATCATCATAATCTCAGAAAATAAAGAAGCAACATGTTTACTATTATGCTTCGATCCGTATTATTAACtctgatttgattttttttgttagatacaatttcaatttttagtGGAGTCCATCCACACGCATATCACATAGATTGCGTTGAACACACGAGGAGGACATAACAATATGATCGTGCAATTTAGGAGCCAAATAATTTATGTTAGTAAAATTAAGTCCAACGTAAAaacgaagagagaaaaaaaaggagggtaGATAATGGCAAGCAGGCTCTTGACTAGGGTTTTCGTAGGGAGGCAAAATGGAAGAAACTGCATATATAGGAAATGAAATCACAGATACGAGACCGCCAAAGTGCTCAAATAATCACACTCTGCAACATTATACGAAAATGGAAGCACCAgtcaaatttagtaaaattactTATTCCTCGGTCGAAGTCGATACAAAAATCAGCACAACAAAGAATGAATTAGTACTCAATTTGCACCAGTGTACCTTCATCGAAGCCAATTTTCTACAGAAACCCTCAAGATGATCTTACAGATTGAGTTGTAATTGACAAAGtaaattattcctgcaaaaccaTTTGTGAGTAAATAACATCACCATATCGCCACCAATTTCTACGCAGAAAGATTCGTGACACGCTTTGTAAAAATTATTCCGAAATTAACATACTTTATAGTATTACCCTAGTACTCCGATGTTGGCCTGCATTAGTTTGGTAGCAGAGCAAATCGAAAAAAAGACTAATAAACTTGCCTGCCATTAATCGTTTTCACCTCTATATTTGATGTTCCTTTATCCTCAACCTCAGTGGTTGAGGACATGAGACCTACCAAACTGCCACCATTGTTGATCTACAGATCAAAATTGCTATGTTTCTCAGAAAGGTCTTACTAGAAGTTCCCTTTAACCCTCATCCGCCAATTATGCATCTCATAAAGCAAACAAATCCTGCCCAGAAACCCAATAATTTGTGAAGTTTCTGATCTCTATACAAATCAACCATGACTTCCCCCCGCGCTTCAGTATCAAGTCAGAGGAGAATGAAGCTGCAGTTTCTGCTCTACAAAATTCAGAACCAAATAGTAGACCGGTCTGTTTAGCCAATGGAAAGATTTCAGCAACCACTTCGGAAGCCAATTCTCATTCAATCGCTTCTTAATTCAAGATACGGCTCTCCACTTCATGTATGAAGTATCCAGACGAATACAGCTATCTTAAGATGAGCAAATGCTAAGCTAATATAGAGGATTCTTTCAATTCTTATGAACTACAAGTCATCTTAGGAGAAGGTTGTTAAAATCGGGATCCTATTGTAGGACCAATCAGGCTTTATTATAACCAAATAGTGAAATCAGATCAAGGATTACAAAATGAGCAGCTCTTTGTCATGGACAGGGTTCAgaagaaatttttaattcatACTTTCAGTTGGCATGGGAATATAACATGAAGCCATTGAAATACACCCTAGAAATCTTCCAGTAAATAAGAAACGAAGATATGGCTGCCCTCAGTAGTCTCATAGTCTTGTGCTTATATTTTGTACTTGAAGAAAGTATCATAGACTCCACACAGGGAATACAATGTATGCAACTCGCGCCATCATCATAGCCACCGTAAACTACCATAAACTACCACGACTCTTAGAGCCTGCTCTTCGCATTACCGTTAACATCATCATAGCCACCACTGCTGCCACAATCTCAATCAGCCACCACCAATTCTAGTGATTTCAGAAAGTAACAGATCCTAATTTCTAGTGATTTCTCAGTGAATTGGCATTCTCTTCTCTTGGGTTGGTCGTTGATATCAAGGAAGATTTTATGTTCAAGAAGACAATATTTGGTGGGACTTTCCTAATAAATAGTAACTCAAGAACTCAATCAGAATGTAATATAAGATTTATTTCAAAGTAGCCGTGTTTTCCTACCAcctctcttttttctccttccctCCTCCTTGCCAGCATCTTTCTGTAATAATTCTCTGCTACtagaaaagataaatttctGCAGCATTTGTTTGAAGTGAACATAATTTTCAGTGACTTCATTCCCCTCCTTGCTGCTGTAAAGGATATAATACGATTGTTTCGCTTTTCTTCCTTTGCAACAAACAGATTGCAgtagaaatattttttgttgCAATTTCTTACCTTAATTTCTCCAAATCCGGTTGGCTCGAACAGATCTATCACTCTTCTATTCAGATCTAAACCCTCAATCCTCTTCCCAGAAACTTTGGATCTATGCCAGAAATGTCACTAATAGTTTAGTGCATAAAGGACAAGGACATATTTAGGCATCATGTCAATGGAACATGTCAAACTAATTGGCGCACAGAAGAAACAAATCTATCAGGCAGCTGACAGAATCCAGCAAATGTCAGTAACAAAGTCAGGCTACAAATACATTTCCCTtcgagaataaaaaaagaacgaagTTTGAAAGAATTGACAATAAAAATCACCAGCAACCAAGTGGTATCAATTTATATTCTTTCTCTGTAGTGGacataggaattttttttaatcaagatAATTTCATAACACTACGTAGTAGTACGAATCTGAAACTTAGAAAAGCTCACATGGTAAATAAATGCTATTAGTACAGAGTATTCATAGCTGACCTGTTCTCATAATAGATTCCATGGGTTACATGCCAAAGTGGATAGCTCTCCTACCACACACTTACAAACTTGTACATGGATTCTCCGATCAAGAAGGTACGAAACCAAGTCATCAAAAGCCCATTTCCTAATACCATTCCATTGCAGATCCATAGAGTGGCAACAGCACAGGACATTAAAAAAGTTGGAGTCTTTTTGGGGGGGCAAAGTCACTACAAAAGTTACACGGTATAGAATATTCCGAGAAGCAAATTGCATCAACTGTGGAGAATCTGGTAATTGGTAAAGACAACCATTTGCGAAAAGAAGTGGAAGGACATGAGAACTTGGAAAGAAGAAGCACGGTAGCAATAAGGCACACTTTAATAAAGGTTGCTTACACAGAAgaggaaggggagagagagagagagagagagtgtgtgtgtgtgtgtgtgtgtgtgtgtgttcacAGGGCCCATCAAGCACTAACTTTATGCAGGTCTAAAAGCAGGATGAGTTTCAAATCAATACCAGAACAAAAAGAGAACTCAAATcatttccttttccttcctACCCCCGGCAGTGAAAGGATTTCTCGTATGGTAGTAGTAAGTCATGTAAGCATGAGCCTCCCATCATTCAAAGAGACAATCATTTCTTCTCATCGCCAAAAAGGGCTTCACCCCTTCCACTCAAATATCAGGAGGATTGGATTAATAGATGTATGACTCGTCAAATCGGAACTCAAattgcttccttttttttttataagaattttATACATCAATCATCTCAAAATAGATAAAGAACTAGAATTGATGTGAAGAAAAATCAAGGCACTACAagactactactactactactactactactacttagCGCACTTGAATTAAAATCGACTCACCGGGCCTTCCTGCGAGTTTTGAACGAAAACCCACCGGGGGGCGACGGCGAGAACTCTACGGGCAAGTGCGGCAGCTCAGCCTCACCGGTGAGCATCTCAAGCACCTCCTTGATTGAAGGCCGAGAAGAAGGGGTCCGCTGAATGCAGAGGAGGGCCACAGTGATACAGAGCAGTGCCTGCTCCCGATCGACATCTTTGAGCGAAGGATCTACGAGATCAAGAAGCCGCCCCAGGTGCGCCAGGTGGCGCGCCCACGAGACGAGGTTCGCCCGCTCAAACTCCGACATGGGCGACGAGGACGCTACCTGGAGCGGGCGGCGGCCTGAGACGATAACCAACAACAGAACACCGAAGCTATACATGTCGCATTTTTCGGAGATCACGCCGCTGCTATTGTACTCGGGGGCCACATAGCAGACGGTGCCGCGCATACTCGGCGTACTGCTCACAGTGCATCCGCTCTTTGGGATCTCACCGCTCGCCCAATCGCGGCTGCTCCGCCGACCGCCGATTGCAGCACTGTCCATCCACCAATCCATACTGTAAAGGCTACCGCTGCCGCCGCGGCTACTAGAACCGCTCTTCTTGCAgtgcttcttcctcctcctcctctccgaaGGGGAAAGGAATTCTTCATCTCCATCTTCATCTCTCGGCCACCATTGGTGATGATCGCCATTGGGGCGGCGCTTGTGCTTATTGGAGAGCTCGTCGCAGAACTCCTCCCGCCACCATTCTCGCTTCGGCCGGGGCTTGTCTTTTTTAACGGACTTGTCCTCGCCCAGGGACTCCCACCACTCCgggcggcggtggtggtgctTGCGGCGGTGATCAGGGCGGCCCCGGCCAGACGAGGGCTTTGGGAGGCAGTCGTCGGCCGCGGCACCGGAGGCCGACATCCATTCGCCCTTGGGCCGCTCCTTCTTGATCTCCGACCGGATCCACTCCATCACGTAGTCCTTCACGCCACCGGAGCCCGAATCAGGCCCTGCAGCAGAAGCGGCGGTGCCGCCATTGTCCTGCCGCCACCACCAGTCCTTGCCGCCGCTCTTCTTGCGCTCTATGCCGCTCCTGCTGTCGACGCTGGTCCGATCGAACCCGGACGTCGAGGCCGCCTCCACAGGGGATGCCGTAGTGGCGTCCTCGTCCACCTCCGGCGACCTCGGCGGTGGCGCCGCGGCCGCCTCGAGgccggtggcggtggcggtggtggtgctCTCCGCGGCCGTGTCGCCCGTGACGGATGCTTCGTCCTCGGCCCCCGAGGGCTCCTTCTTCCGAtccctctccgccgcctccccctcGGCCTCATCCGCAGCTGCGACCGGGGAGTCGCCGTCGTCCTcgtccgcggcggcggcggcggcggcggggggttTGAGGCGGGCGAGGCCGAAGTCGGCGAGCCTCGCGGAGAGGCGCGCGTCGAGGAGGACGTTGCTGGGCTTCACGTCGCCGTGCACGACGGGGGGGTCGCAGACGGCGTGGAGGAAGTGGAGCGCGCGCGCGACGTCGAGCGCCACCGCGAGGCGCCGCCGCCACTCGGCCACGAGCTCCGGGCTCCGCCGCCCCAGCAGCGCGTCCTGGAGGCTCCCGTTCGGCATCAGCTCGTACACCAGCatcatccgccgccgccgccgcgccgcctcctcctcgtccCCATCATCGTCGCCTCCTCGGCGGAGACGGAGGCGACGCCACCACGGGAGGAGGTCGCGGGAGGAGGAGACGGAGAAGGCGAAGGGGAGGAGGATGTAGGGGGACGGGGAGGGGAGGAGGTGGCAGGCGAGGGCGAGCTCGTTGTGGAACTCGCGCTCGCCCTGGAGCGATCCGGTGGCGTCCATGAGCTTCACGGCGACGGCGTCGCCGGACGGGAGGGCGCCGCGGAAGACGGGGCCGAAGCCGCCCTGCCCCAGCTTCAGCTCCGGCGCGAAGCCCCCGGTGGCGCGCCGGAGCGCCGCGTAAGAGAGGCGGCGGAGCGCCGCAGcggtcggcgtcggcggcggcggctgctgtGATGGGGACGGGGCCGTTGGGGCGGTGCCGCTGCGGGAGAGGCGGCGGTAGAGGAGGATCCCTAGGAAGAAGGCCGCGGCGAGGATGAAAAGCGCCGctgctccggcggcggcggcgaacgcCGGAGCGGggaggggcggcggaggaggagaaggagggggAGATACGGCGGTGCTCGTGGGAGGAGATCGAGAGGCTGACGGGGAACTTCACGGCGGAggtggtgggggtgggggtgggggtggcggtggcggtggcctAAGAGAGTGGTGGACTCCGGCAGCGGTGCCGCCGCATCGGCCGCCGCAtctgcctccgccgccgccgccgtcgccgtggGGGGCGGAGGTTGACGCGAGGGCATGTCTAGCGTTTGATGGGACTGtagaggaggagaaaaaaataaaaaaaaacccaaaaaatggCGATCAAATTCGAAAAGGCCGAAAAAAGATGGAGCGAAAAGGGTGTTGGCTtttcatgagagagagagagaagagaggagagagagattggcAATCGCAGAAGAGTGaacgggctctctctctctctctcttctctctctctctagcagtggagagaaattttttattttttaaaaaaaaaagagagagaaggagagagagaatgtaTGACAACCCCCTCAACTGTAGATCGTGTTGAAAATGGTTCCTTatcaatttctctttttaacTTTACACTCcacttttttctttgaaaaaaaaaaaaaattttaatttggacaTATCGTTAAATAATTCAATATCGTTAACTAACGCCgttaatagttaaaaaattcacaatttcattagctaaaagaatatttttcaatagtcaaaaaaattaataactttacaaGGTTCTAGATAGAGAGTGAGatcattataaaattaaaatttgaagggaaagaataaaagagagaaatatggTTCAAAGGTCCATTTCCAAATTCCCTGCAGGTGAGGGGTTCTTTTATTTTAAccaaagaaaaattatgaaataattagtcaattcggaaaaaaaaaaaaaaactgttttaCGTAGTTGTATGGAGATTAAGAGAGAGATGTGAAGGTGAAGTGTAACAATCAGGGAGAAGGATTTGTTCACTAATTAAGAGTGGCTTTATTATGCCTAATTAATCCCCTCC
This DNA window, taken from Ananas comosus cultivar F153 linkage group 5, ASM154086v1, whole genome shotgun sequence, encodes the following:
- the LOC109711032 gene encoding UTP:RNA uridylyltransferase 1-like; its protein translation is MQVGSMKMGRAEGVQRNDIHLSQPHREEKFVHKEFSQLPKDLFGTSGRHSGEEKDDEEYEKDLDNEVDGKNITRIQKFESSYRSNVSVLVESSKDDLREEDGLGDQIMGSLGLGDDAEVKNAVARISSKRGKDFRTDFSRGHRVSSQRMRIQRRVMPCRRDIDAFAPSFLAIFESLVPAEEEKAKQRQLLLSLSKLINKEWPNAQLYLYGSCANSFGVSNSDIDVCLSIDDTEISKADILLKLADILQSGNLQNVQALTRARVPIVKLMDPVTGISCDICINNLLAVVNTKLLGDYAKIDARLRQLAFIVKHWARSRRVNETYQGTLSSYAYVIMCIHFLQLRRPAILPCLQAMEATYVVTVNSTKYAYFDQVEKLNGFGGRNKESISRLLWAFFQYWAYHHDYTNDVISVRMGSIISKQAKDWTRRIGNDRHLICIEDPLEITHDLGRVVDKFSIKILREEFERAANILQYDPKPTVTLFEPYVPPQRHLQDKDTLSIIEN
- the LOC109710377 gene encoding receptor-like serine/threonine-protein kinase At4g25390 — protein: MPSRQPPPPTATAAAAEADAAADAAAPLPDTAVSPPPSPPPPPLPAPAFAAAAGAAALFILAAAFFLGILLYRRLSRSGTAPTAPSPSQQPPPPTPTAAALRRLSYAALRRATGGFAPELKLGQGGFGPVFRGALPSGDAVAVKLMDATGSLQGEREFHNELALACHLLPSPSPYILLPFAFSVSSSRDLLPWWRRLRLRRGGDDDGDEEEAARRRRRMMLVYELMPNGSLQDALLGRRSPELVAEWRRRLAVALDVARALHFLHAVCDPPVVHGDVKPSNVLLDARLSARLADFGLARLKPPAAAAAAADEDDGDSPVAAADEAEGEAAERDRKKEPSGAEDEASVTGDTAAESTTTATATGLEAAAAPPPRSPEVDEDATTASPVEAASTSGFDRTSVDSRSGIERKKSGGKDWWWRQDNGGTAASAAGPDSGSGGVKDYVMEWIRSEIKKERPKGEWMSASGAAADDCLPKPSSGRGRPDHRRKHHHRRPEWWESLGEDKSVKKDKPRPKREWWREEFCDELSNKHKRRPNGDHHQWWPRDEDGDEEFLSPSERRRRKKHCKKSGSSSRGGSGSLYSMDWWMDSAAIGGRRSSRDWASGEIPKSGCTVSSTPSMRGTVCYVAPEYNSSGVISEKCDMYSFGVLLLVIVSGRRPLQVASSSPMSEFERANLVSWARHLAHLGRLLDLVDPSLKDVDREQALLCITVALLCIQRTPSSRPSIKEVLEMLTGEAELPHLPVEFSPSPPGGFSFKTRRKAR